The following is a genomic window from Planctomycetia bacterium.
AGCATGGGCAGCGTGGTGAGCCACGAGTTCGGCCCGCGCAACAACTTGCCGCCGTACGTGTGCATTCCGAATCAACCGAACGAGTTCGCGGGGACGGGCTATCTCAGCTCGTCGTTCGCGCCGTTCAGCCTGGGCGCCGATCCGGCAGCGGGCGGCTTCCAAGTGCGCGATCTCAATCTGCCCGGCGGCGTCGACGACAATCGATTCGGACGCCGCAAGACGGCGCTCGAGGCGGTGAACGACTATTTCAAGAAAATGGAAGAGTCGGACAAGCTGGACGCGATGGATACGTTCTACGAGCGGGCCTACAGCCTGATCAGTTCGCAAGCGGCGCGCGAAGCGTTCAATATCGACGCCGAACCGGCCGAACTGCGCGACGCGTATGGTCGCAATGAAGCTGGACAGCGGATGTTGATGGCCCGTCGCCTGGTGGCCGCGGGCGTGCGGCTCGTGTCGCTCACTTACGGCGGCTGGGACATGCATAACGGCATCGCGCAGGGCATGCGCGGATCGATGCCGGCTTTCGATCAGGCGTTTGCGATGTTAATCACCGACCTGGAACGTCAAGGATTGCTCGACACGACGCTCGTGATGGTGTCCAGCGAGTTCGGCCGGACGCCGAAGATCAACGGCACCGCGGGGCGCGACCATTGGCCGAAGGTATTCAGCGTGGTGCTCGCTGGCGGCGGCATCAAGCGCGGTTCGATTTTCGGCTCGTCGAACGCCGTGGCGAGCGAGCCGGAAGACGAACCGATCGAGCCGCAGGATTTGGCCACGACCGTGTATCACCAACTGGGCATCGTCGCCGACAAGGAATTGATGGCGCCGGGCGACCGGCCGATCGAAATCGTCGACGGCGGCCAGGTGCGGAAGGGTTTGCTGGCGTAGCCGATCGCGTATTTCACCGCGGAGGCGCAGAGGCATAGT
Proteins encoded in this region:
- a CDS encoding DUF1501 domain-containing protein yields the protein SMGSVVSHEFGPRNNLPPYVCIPNQPNEFAGTGYLSSSFAPFSLGADPAAGGFQVRDLNLPGGVDDNRFGRRKTALEAVNDYFKKMEESDKLDAMDTFYERAYSLISSQAAREAFNIDAEPAELRDAYGRNEAGQRMLMARRLVAAGVRLVSLTYGGWDMHNGIAQGMRGSMPAFDQAFAMLITDLERQGLLDTTLVMVSSEFGRTPKINGTAGRDHWPKVFSVVLAGGGIKRGSIFGSSNAVASEPEDEPIEPQDLATTVYHQLGIVADKELMAPGDRPIEIVDGGQVRKGLLA